The proteins below are encoded in one region of Naumovozyma castellii chromosome 6, complete genome:
- the BCP1 gene encoding protein-transporting protein BCP1 (ancestral locus Anc_5.418), whose protein sequence is MVQPIKLSELANRKRRNSADNHNDSSDESEIDISSTDSENENPQNEDKDDEEEIVNIDFDFYNGNPEVDFHALKNLSRQLFGPVESNRIQLSGLADLILKSPTTTIKTDGTESDPYCFLSFIDYKENKSSDYAKYLKKVDSRLSTFLQTVDNASNKTCALIMSERLINMPPEVVPPLYRITLEDVTNALGDDKHYDFYILVSRKYEVNFDMDNDDQDGKDRTISADRSKKRVKSDEVDYFHEEDRLFEKHAKIHFQSDAKKGIISSYMVLDHAGILKGIDELEQEIATW, encoded by the coding sequence ATGGTCCAACCTATAAAATTAAGCGAGCTAGCTAACAGAAAAAGACGTAATTCAGCTGATAATCATAACGATAGTTCTGACGAATCTGAGATTGATATCAGCAGCACAGACTCAGAAAACGAGAATCCACAGAACGAAGATAAAGACGATGAGGAGGAAATAGTCAATATcgattttgatttttatAATGGGAACCCTGAGGTGGATTTCCATGCcttgaagaatttgtcCCGTCAACTCTTCGGCCCTGTGGAAAGTAATAGAATTCAATTAAGTGGACTGGCtgatttgatattgaagtCACCCACAACAACTATTAAGACAGATGGTACAGAATCAGACCCCtattgttttctttcttttattgattataaggaaaataaaagtaGCGATTATgccaaatatttgaaaaaggtGGATTCCAGATTATCCACTTTCTTGCAAACAGTCGATAACGCGTCGAATAAGACATGTGCGCTGATTATGAGTGAAAGATTAATTAATATGCCACCTGAGGTAGTTCCACCATTATACAGAATTACTTTGGAAGACGTGACCAATGCATTGGGTGATGATAAACATTACGATTTCTATATCCTAGTCAGTAGGAAATATGAAGTTAATTTCGACATGGACAATGACGATCAGGATGGGAAGGATAGGACTATTAGTGCAGATAGATCAAAGAAGAGAGTGAAATCTGACGAGGTTGATTATTTCCACGAGGAGGATAGATTATTTGAGAAGCATGCCAAGATCCATTTTCAATCGGACGCCAAGAAGGGTATCATCAGCTCCTACATGGTGCTGGACCATGCAGGGATCCTTAAGGGTATCGATGAATTAGAACAGGAGATAGCGACTTGGTAA
- the UBA4 gene encoding Uba4p (ancestral locus Anc_5.421), with product MSEVDAEMRAELAALKLENAVLRKQLASNNNKNGTSDSPHPLSLEEYRRYGRQMIVEDIGGLKSQLKLKAAKVLVIGAGGLGCPALPYLTGAGVGTIGIVDNDVVDTSNLHRQVLHDSTKVGMLKCESAKQVLNKLNPHVEIVTYPVRLDYSNAFEIFEKYDCVLDCTDTPLTRYLISDVAVNVGIPVVSASGVGTEGQLTILNFQNEGPCYRCFFPTPPPPTSVSSCSEGGVIGPCIGLVGTMMAIETIKVIIGSYTSENFKPFLMMYSGFPQQTLRTFKMRGRQSKCLTCGDHPTINKEAIQSGSINYELFCGSRNYNVCEPDERMSVQDFEKHREGPNDVILLDVRPSHHYEISHFANTFNIPVKKLRNMDGSMAKLQDEIPRIKQDSEVVVLCRYGNDSQIATRLLKDEFKIPNVRDVKGGFFKYIDEIDPSIPKY from the coding sequence ATGTCAGAAGTGGATGCAGAAATGAGGGCTGAATTGGCAGCATTGAAGTTAGAAAATGCAGTTCTTAGAAAACAACTGGcttccaacaacaacaagaatgGTACATCGGATTCCCCACATCCTTTGTCTCTGGAAGAATACAGGAGATATGGTAGACAAATGATCGTTGAAGATATTGGAGGTCTGAAGTCACagttgaaattgaaagctGCTAAGGTGTTGGTCATTGGTGCAGGTGGATTAGGTTGTCCCGCATTGCCTTATTTAACAGGTGCCGGAGTTGGAACCATCGGAATTGTGGACAATGATGTAGTCGATACTTCCAATTTGCATAGACAAGTACTACACGACTCAACTAAAGTTGGGATGCTAAAATGTGAATCTGCCAAACAAgttttgaataaattaaatcCTCATGTGGAGATCGTAACGTATCCTGTCAGATTGGATTATAGCAAtgcatttgaaatttttgagAAATATGACTGTGTCTTAGATTGTACTGATACACCATTGACCAGATATTTAATTAGTGACGTTGCAGTAAATGTGGGTATCCCAGTAGTTTCTGCGTCCGGTGTCGGCACTGAAGGTCAATTAACGATCttaaatttccaaaatgaaGGACCTTGTTATAGGTGTTTCTTCCCAACACCACCACCTCCAACTTCTgtctcttcttgttctgAGGGTGGTGTTATTGGACCATGTATCGGACTGGTTGGAACTATGATGGCTATAGAAACCATTAAGGTGATAATAGGATCATATACCAGTGAGAATTTCAAACCTTTCTTAATGATGTATTCTGGTTTCCCTCAACAAACTTTACGTACTTTTAAGATGAGGGGTAGACAGAGCAAGTGCCTTACTTGTGGGGATCATCCTACAATTAACAAGGAAGCAATTCAATCTGGATCCATTAATTATGAGTTATTCTGTGGTTCCAGGAACTATAACGTTTGTGAGCCTGATGAAAGAATGTCAGTccaagattttgaaaagcATCGCGAAGGCCCTAACGATGTAATTTTATTAGATGTAAGGCCTTCTCATCATTATGAAATTTCCCATTTTGCAAATACTTTTAATATTCCagtaaaaaaattaagaaatatggATGGATCCATGGCAAAACTTCAAGATGAAATACCAAGAATTAAGCAGGATAGTGAAGTGGTCGTGCTCTGTCGCTATGGTAACGATTCTCAGATTGCTACAAGACTGTTGAAAGATGAATTCAAGATACCTAATGTGAGAGATGTCAAAGGTGGGTTCTTCAAGtatattgatgaaattgatccttctattccaaaatattga
- the TFC6 gene encoding transcription factor TFIIIC subunit TFC6 (ancestral locus Anc_5.422): MTSANTPIPNDLSSKPKRGRGRPRKNKSTETEAVANQTDPDVIGISNEIAEMLKSVDMGAIDTNSSQLEVAGNVEKAEPATNGKRRPKRAASKKAQDTLAQLSLDALNHVNGDIEEHDDADFQLNEMEHAEDDHEDEYDVHLEDIALELTEHHDATSDDVEVPQRQAKRRGPKGQGSTIKRRKKATTISRSPSTASVSTLGKKGRIVRALKDLSAARDKIERLYGLNSDKLLRLAQIKQGFQASLFDFPAENLQEDCINNVKVTLPCCKNINLSKFENIKHTTYRTINELELGTLFAYRDDPLTVLINGMESSLPIKQRMDIPVLPNYKRFGFVHNLGGLATDMAWHASNTDDNIQYLAIALSQHCKEPLDPKLQMFNKETHVACVEVYKFVSTTLEFTKVETIVHKFGEVWDLKWHEGYSNKEKKFLGLLTFVCQDGSVKLIEVPLPNSDDDDGNLIYCEEPSLSIELPFTSITCFDFTSSETIVCGFKNGFVAEFNIFDSKIPSFYERVHDSYVITIKTAFSEFENLVVSTISVDGYFNIFEPKDIFTTMTTVNRFRGSNIAPLAYSAQLYSLILTDGADSLRAVVPRASFAMHPVCSHESTIGSISTSKLHPMVLSGAADGSLFIDNLARRLLTGSKSISKSLKSLRLWNWEYSPKLDKYSLDFNYRVFSSSSTAPSKVRIDAPGVNISCIKWNESRSAGKFYAFTNNAGLLTIEHLGDEKV; this comes from the coding sequence ATGACTTCTGCAAACACACCGATTCCAAATGATCTCAGTTCGAAACCGAAGAGAGGAAGAGGTAGACCaagaaagaacaaaagTACTGAAACAGAGGCTGTTGCAAACCAGACTGACCCCGATGTCATTGGAATATCCAATGAAATAGCTGAAATGTTGAAATCGGTAGATATGGGTGCCATTGACACCAATTCATCTCAATTAGAAGTAGCAGGTAATGTCGAAAAAGCTGAACCTGCTACAAATGGTAAAAGAAGACCTAAAAGAGCTGCTTCCAAGAAAGCACAAGATACGCTAGCTCAATTGAGTTTGGATGCCTTGAATCATGTGAATGGTGACATAGAGGAGCATGATGACGCAGATTTCCAACTGAATGAAATGGAACATGCCGAGGATGATCATGAGGATGAGTATGATGTACACTTAGAAGACATTGCTCTGGAATTAACTGAACACCATGATGCTACCAGCGACGATGTTGAGGTTCCTCAAAGACAAGCTAAGAGAAGGGGACCGAAAGGACAAGGATCTACCATCAAGAGACGGAAAAAAGCCACAACGATATCGCGATCTCCATCGACTGCTTCCGTTTCAACTTTAGGAAAGAAAGGTAGAATTGTCAGAGCTTTGAAAGATCTTTCCGCAGCAAGAGATAAGattgaaagattatatGGATTAAATTCAGATAAATTATTGAGGTTAGCCCAAATTAAACAAGGATTCCAAGCCTCACTTTTTGATTTCCCTGCTGAAAATTTGCAGGAGGACTGTATAAATAATGTCAAGGTCACTTTACCATGTTGTAAGAATATAAATCTATCCaagtttgaaaatatcaagcACACAACTTACCGAACTATCAATGAACTTGAATTAGGCACCCTATTCGCCTACAGAGACGATCCATTAACCGTGTTGATAAATGGAATGGAGTCATCTTTGCCAATTAAGCAAAGAATGGACATCCCAGTCTTACCCAATTATAAGAGATTTGGGTTCGTTCACAATTTAGGTGGGCTGGCCACTGACATGGCGTGGCACGCATCAAATACAGATGATAATATTCAGTATTTAGCAATAGCATTATCCCAACACTGTAAAGAACCATTAGATCCAAAATTACAGATGTTTAATAAGGAAACACACGTGGCATGCGTGGAAGTATACAAATTTGTCTCCACAACATTAGAATTCACGAAGGTAGAAACTATTGTTCACAAATTTGGCGAAGTATGGGATCTAAAATGGCATGAAGGGTATTCTaacaaggaaaagaaatttttggGGTTATTAACTTTTGTATGCCAAGATGGTTCTGTTAAATTAATAGAAGTACCTCTGCCAAATTctgatgacgatgatggAAATCTTATATACTGTGAAGAACCATCATTATCTATTGAATTACCATTTACTTCTATAACATGTTTTGACTTTACCTCTTCAGAAACTATCGTGTGTGGGTTTAAGAATGGATTTGTCGCCGAgtttaatatatttgactCGAAGATACCGTCTTTTTATGAACGTGTTCATGATTCATACGTCATAACTATCAAAACGGCATTTTCTGAGTTTGAGAACTTGGTTGTCAGCACAATATCAGTGGATGGATactttaatatatttgagCCCAAGGATATATTTACTACAATGACAACAGTAAATAGATTCCGTGGTAGTAATATAGCCCCCTTAGCGTATTCTGCACAATTATATTCTCTGATATTGACAGATGGTGCCGATTCTTTAAGAGCTGTTGTACCAAGAGCTTCTTTTGCCATGCACCCGGTCTGTTCTCATGAGAGTACTATAGGAAGCATTTCTACCTCTAAATTACATCCCATGGTATTAAGTGGTGCTGCAGATGGATCACTATTTATCGACAATCTTGCGAGAAGACTATTAACAGGTTCCAAAAGTATATCAAAATCCCTGAAGTCGTTAAGACTTTGGAACTGGGAATACAGTCCCAAGTTGGATAAATATAGTCTTGACTTCAATTATCGTGTCTTCTCTTCCAGTTCTACAGCGCCAAGTAAGGTGCGAATTGATGCACCTGGCGTTAATATATCATGTATCAAGTGGAATGAAAGCAGAAGTGCTGGTAAATTCTATGCATTTACAAATAATGCCGGTTTATTAACCATTGAACATTTAGGTGATGAGAAAGTTTAA
- the NCAS0F03290 gene encoding putative cystathionine beta-lyase (ancestral locus Anc_5.423), translated as MIRYTLNTRSHLLKVAPRVARQLATRPIHLSTTLIHGDDKDNRVSDVAPPINVTTTFRYDPNDLIPWSERENLDFMDKTPIYSRLGHPNSTRLESIFSEVLNGHAVIYSSGVSAFFAAMVHYNPKRLFMGQSYHGCRAIANILTRNYNVEQHPLEDIEKYAQKGDIVHLETPVNPYGTSLDISEFARRAHAKGALLCVDSTFAPPPLQDVWEFDADIVMHSATKYFGGHSDLLSGVLVVKDEDVARQLRDDRIYLGTNVANLESYLLLRSLRTFKMRIERQSENATKVVKFLNDNKGKFGNVLDKIYHSSLQTEPFVKKQLKGGYDPVFSITLKNKEQCKKFPLLLKYFHHATSLGGIESLVEWRAMTDPYIDQTLIRISIGCEDADDLINDLSAALNKLQDTN; from the coding sequence ATGATTCGCTACACATTAAACACTCGCTCTCATCTATTAAAGGTCGCTCCTCGAGTGGCTCGTCAATTGGCAACCAGACCAATCCATCTATCCACCACGCTGATCCACGGTGATGATAAGGATAACAGAGTTTCAGACGTGGCTCCGCCAATTAATGTCACCACCACATTCCGTTACGATCCCAATGATTTGATTCCATGGTCAGAGAGAGAGAACTTGGATTTCATGGATAAGACACCTATTTATTCTCGTTTAGGTCACCCAAATTCCACTAGATTAGAGTCCATATTCTCCGAAGTCTTAAATGGTCATGCCGTTATCTATTCTTCCGGTGTTAGTGCATTTTTTGCCGCCATGGTCCATTACAACCCTAAACGTTTGTTCATGGGTCAAAGTTATCATGGTTGCCGTGCCATTGCCAACATCCTTACTAGAAACTACAACGTGGAACAGCATCCTCtggaagatattgaaaaatacgCACAAAAGGGAGATATTGTTCATTTGGAAACACCAGTGAATCCATACGGTACTTCTTTAGACATTAGCGAGTTTGCCAGAAGAGCTCATGCTAAGGGTGCATTATTATGCGTGGATTCCACTTTTGCTCCACCTCCATTGCAAGATGTTTGGGAATTTGATGCAGATATCGTTATGCATTCTGCtaccaaatattttggtGGTCATTCGGATTTATTGAGTGGTGTTTTGGTGGTTAAGGATGAGGATGTGGCAAGACAATTAAGAGATGATAGAATTTATTTAGGTACGAATGTCGCTAATTTAGAAAGTTATTTGCTATTGAGATCCCTAAGAACTTTCAAAATGAGAATTGAAAGACAATCTGAAAATGCTACAAAGGTAGTTAAATTCTTGAACGATAATAAGGGTAAGTTCGGTAATGTTTTGGATAAGATTTACCATTCATCTTTACAGACGGAACCTTTCgtgaagaaacaattgaaggGTGGTTATGATCCTGTGTTCTCCATtactttgaagaataagGAACAATGTAAAAAATTCCccttattattgaaatatttccatCATGCGACGTCCTTAGGTGGGATTGAATCCCTAGTGGAATGGAGAGCCATGACTGACCCTTACATTGATCAAACTTTAATTAGAATTTCTATCGGTTGTGAAGATGCtgatgatttaattaatgatCTATCTGCCGCTTTGAACAAATTACAAGACACAAactaa
- the NCAS0F03300 gene encoding uncharacterized protein, which produces MAPIILKGEIENLNRIPSLLKRDKIVKRNVAVVTVVVIASFVGAMFILAVCSSCCNSDDDNKIRDSNNTSDNTVEQHQLQEQIHNNPEDYQLKNDPPSYNEISSPQETTSRQMPATVQRPPPSYQPAHRGTARSNPHCHDHVNHCRQHETQPHNNDTTLKVIAGIGIGALIFL; this is translated from the coding sequence ATGGCCCCCATTATTTTGAAAGGGGAAATAGAGAACTTGAATAGAATtccttcattattgaagCGTGACAAGATTGTGAAACGGAATGTTGCTGTTGTCACCGTGGTTGTTATTGCTTCTTTTGTTGGGGCAATGTTCATTCTGGCAGTTTGCTCTAGTTGTTGTAATTCCGATGATGATAACAAAATAAGGGATTCTAACAATACCAGTGACAATACTGTAGAGCAACATCAACTTCAAGAGCAAATCCATAACAATCCTGAAGACTATCAACTAAAAAATGACCCACCAAGTTacaatgaaatttcttcaccaCAGGAAACAACTTCAAGACAAATGCCGGCCACAGTTCAACGACCACCACCATCATACCAACCTGCTCATAGAGGAACAGCACGATCTAATCCGCATTGCCACGATCATGTTAACCATTGTCGGCAACATGAAACTCAACCCCATAACAATGATACTACCCTTAAGGTTATTGCAGGTATCGGTATTGGGGCATTGATATTCTTATGA
- the ESC2 gene encoding Esc2p (ancestral locus Anc_5.425) — MSDFDFDEDDDDFFMAHDESDEEIEIESQRAKLVLPDSTMKGSQNLDAERRKILELSDDEIEGKMGNVQKELPNVSPTKNTRSQRKNTTATESLDPESNNNKRSRSLSRRGSSSSSLSSRSRSRSNSPYRSAKRQKSTSTPILSLGPDENDEFFKEIAKEAKKLPSITDRSKEATPDKQPKRVYSIRFLSQLDGTINKTVQVKVLGKFQFVKILPPTLEGLIKSYSIPTVLQKFYKVDNVTLYWNNTKLLNFMTCNSLNIPQAFENEVTNVDIVIMSKEKEIENENELRKKLLLEEKAAQMKLDLEKEREKEGEKNKPKESKNTEYAKAIAEFEKELKDATELKDSQVHGGENDGNMNIDGSDNEKSSIMKIALVGHDNKKIYVNVRNSTPFSKLAEYYRLQKQLPQAAKIQLMFDHDELNLEETVGDQDMEDEDMIEVVIK; from the coding sequence ATGTCAGACTTTGATTTCGATGAGGATGACGATGATTTTTTCATGGCTCACGATGAATCAGAtgaggaaattgaaattgagtCTCAAAGGGCTAAGCTGGTTCTTCCAGACTCCACAATGAAAGGATCACAAAACCTTGATGCTGAGAGACGCAAAATACTTGAACtttctgatgatgaaattgaaggtAAGATGGGCAATGTCCAAAAAGAACTACCGAATGTTTCTCCTACTAAGAATACAAGATCACAACGAAAAAATACTACAGCAACAGAATCATTAGACCCAGAGAGTAACAATAACAAACGATCGAGGTCTTTATCACGACGTGGgtcttcctcttcctctttatcCTCTCGTTCACGATCACGCTCCAATTCACCGTATAGGTCTGCCAAGAGACAGAAATCAACATCCACACCTATCTTATCGTTGGGACCAGATGAAAAcgatgaatttttcaaagaaattgcTAAAGAAGCTAAAAAATTACCTAGTATTACGGATAGAAGCAAAGAGGCCACTCCAGATAAACAACCTAAACGTGTCTACAGCATACGATTTTTATCACAATTGGATGGAACAATAAACAAAACAGTTCAAGTAAAAGTATTAGGAAAGTTCCAATTTGTTAAGATATTGCCACCTACATTGGAAGGGCTAATTAAATCCTATTCTATACCGACTGTACTTCAAAAATTCTATAAAGTGGATAATGTCACTTTATATTGGAATAAcacaaaattattaaattttatgaCTTGTAATTCCTTGAATATTCCACAAgcttttgaaaatgaagtgACAAACGTGGATATTGTCATTATGTCAaaggagaaggaaattgaaaatgaaaatgaattacgaaagaaattattactGGAGGAGAAAGCTGCtcaaatgaaattagatTTGGAGAAGGAAAGGGAAAAGGAAGgggaaaaaaataaaccAAAAGAATCTAAGAATACGGAGTATGCAAAAGCTATAGCTGAATTTgagaaggaattgaaagatgcTACAGAGTTAAAGGATTCACAAGTGCATGGAGGAGAAAACGATGGTAATATGAATATTGACGGAAGTGACAATGAGAAATCGTCTATTATGAAGATCGCTCTTGTGGGACATgataacaaaaaaatatatgtCAATGTTCGTAATTCAACACCGTTTTCAAAACTGGCTGAATATTATAGACTGCAAAAGCAATTGCCACAAGCTGCGAAGATCCAATTGATGTTTGATcatgatgaattgaatttggaagaaacaGTTGGTGATCAAGATATGGAAGACGAAGATATGATCGAAGTtgtaattaaataa
- the SEM1 gene encoding proteasome regulatory particle lid subunit SEM1 (ancestral locus Anc_5.427), with protein sequence MSTNSTSSTNNTTERTETDATKTKFDAVNKKTLEEDDEFEDFPVDNWPAQDTLKEVDNIQDHLWVENWDDVEVEDDFTNELKNELEKYKQEHQQK encoded by the coding sequence ATGAGTACTAATTCTACCTCTTCTACAAATAATACTACCGAAAGGACAGAAACTGATGCCACtaaaacaaaatttgatGCTGTAAATAAGAAGAcacttgaagaagatgatgaattcgAAGACTTTCCTGTGGATAACTGGCCAGCACAGGACACATTGAAGGAGGTGGATAATATTCAAGATCACCTTTGGGTGGAGAACTGGGATGATGTCGAAGTGGAAGATGATTTCACAAATgagttgaaaaatgaattggagAAATATAAGCAAGAACATCAACAGAAATGA
- the RPT5 gene encoding proteasome regulatory particle base subunit RPT5 (ancestral locus Anc_5.428), producing MATLEELDTQNLPGDEELDQEILSLTTQELQTRTKLLDNEIRIFRSELQRLSHENNVMLDKIKDNKEKIKNNRQLPYLVANVVEVMDMDEIEDKENNESTTQGGNVNLDNAAKGKAAVVKTSSRQTVFLPMVGLVDPTKLKPNDLVGVNKDSYLILEKLPSEFDSRVKAMEVDEKPTETYSDVGGLDKQIEELVEAIVLPMKRADKFKELGIRAPKGALMYGPPGTGKTLLARACAAQTNATFLKLAAPQLVQMFIGEGAKLVRDAFALAKEKAPTIIFIDELDAIGTKRFDSEKSGDREVQRTMLELLNQLDGFSSDDRVKVLAATNRVDVLDPALLRSGRLDRKIEFPLPTEDGRAQILQIHSRKMTTDDDINWQELARSTDEFNGAQLKAVTVEAGMIALRNGQSSVKHEDFVEGIGEVQARKSKSVSFYA from the coding sequence ATGGCTACattagaagaattggatACACAAAATCTTCCTggagatgaagaattagacCAAGAAATCTTAAGTCTAACCACTCAAGAATTACAAACAAGGACTAAATTATTAGACAACGAGATTCGTATCTTTAGGTCTGAATTACAGAGACTGTCTCACGAGAACAATGTTATGCTTGACAAAATAAAGGATAACAAGGAGAAGATCAAGAATAATAGACAATTACCATATCTCGTAGCAAATGTGGTGGAAGTGATGGATATGGATGAgattgaagataaagaGAATAATGAATCTACAACACAAGGTGGGAATGTAAATCTGGATAATGCTGCAAAGGGTAAAGCTGCTGTAGTTAAGACATCTTCTAGACAAACTGTGTTTTTGCCTATGGTTGGGCTAGTGGATCCAACCAAGTTGAAACCTAACGATCTTGTGGGTGTTAATAAGGAttcttatttaatattggaaaaattaccTTCGGAATTTGATTCAAGAGTTAAAGCTATGGAAGTTGATGAAAAACCAACAGAGACGTATTCAGATGTGGGTGGGTTAGAcaaacaaattgaagaacttGTGGAAGCTATTGTGTTACCAATGAAACGTGCcgataaattcaaagaattagGTATCAGAGCACCAAAAGGTGCACTAATGTACGGTCCACCAGGTACTGGTAAGACCTTATTAGCAAGAGCATGCGCTGCTCAAACTAATGCcacatttttgaaattagcTGCTCCACAATTGGTGCAAATGTTCATTGGTGAAGGTGCCAAATTAGTCCGTGATGCGTTTGCACTTGCGAAGGAAAAGGCCCCTACTATTATATTTATCGATGAATTGGATGCTATTGGTACAAAACGTTTCGATTCGGAAAAATCAGGTGACAGAGAAGTTCAAAGAACTATgttggaattattaaatcaattggATGGGTTTAGCTCAGATGACCGTGTGAAGGTGTTGGCTGCGACAAATAGAGTCGATGTGTTAGATCCTGCTTTATTAAGATCAGGTAGATTAGACAGAAAGATTGAATTCCCACTACCTACCGAGGATGGTAGAGCTCAAATTTTacaaattcattcaagGAAAATGACCACAGATGATGACATAAACTGGCAGGAGTTGGCAAGATCCACAGATGAATTTAACGGTGCTCAATTGAAAGCAGTTACTGTTGAAGCAGGTATGATTGCTTTAAGAAATGGGCAATCTTCAGTAAAACATGAAGATTTTGTTGAAGGTATAGGTGAAGTGCAAGCTAGGAAGTCAAAATCGGTCTCCTTCTATGCATAA